In the genome of Podospora pseudocomata strain CBS 415.72m chromosome 2 map unlocalized CBS415.72m_2.2, whole genome shotgun sequence, one region contains:
- the MSS1 gene encoding mitochondrial splicing system protein (EggNog:ENOG503NUT7; COG:J) has product MFRYVLKRALTARPWALPVTPALQQPQPWLSCHKPSMRQFGYATPRTDDMLFNENDDTIYALSSGAGKAGIAVIRISGPGSLSVYKALCPTKPPPKPRYAGVRTLLDPASANLPNGNILDSDSLILYFPGPKTVTGEDVLELHVHGGSATIKAVLAAIPKCSTTGKVRYAEPGEFTRRAFLNGRLDLAQVESLGDTLDAVTEQQRRVAVQGNSGVLGKTYERWREELLLARGEIEALIDFSEDQHFDESPTELLTNVRRLVKGILHSINMHKLGSQKSELLRNGIRIALLGPPNAGKSSLMNQIVGREASIVSSEAGTTRDVIEANLDIRGYLCSFADTAGIRTESTRSIANLDGDSSPVIGAIEQEGIRRARQKAMDSDIVIVLASVEAVKGGGHQISYDVETLKLAAAAQQCLVAVNKSDVVERETLEPLIQGFKNSALGSVQGLQGAEPLTISCKAAATAAAGLTDPGGVHTLTERLVQSFSELTSLPGDMHHLLGVTERQNQLLFECQMHLEGFMTEAQACGAGREPDVVLAAEHLRLAANRLACITGRGDSGDVEEVLGVIFEK; this is encoded by the exons ATGTTTCGCTATGTGTTGAAGAGAGCACTCACAGCACGGCCGTGGGCATTGCCTGTTACGCCCGCTctacaacaacctcaaccatgGCTGTCATGTCATAAACCCAGCATGCGGCAGTTTGGTTATGCTACGCCAAGAACTGACGACATGCTCTTCAATGAGAACGACGACACCATATATGCCTTGTCATCGGGTGCGGGAAAGGCGGGCATAGCCGTTATCCGCATTTCTGGCCCGGGTTCTTTAAGC GTTTACAAAGCACTATGCCCAACGAAACCTCCACCGAAACCCAGATATGCTGGTGTGAGGACGTTGCTTGACCCAGCTTCTGCCAATCTGCCCAATGGCAATATCCTGGACTCGGATTCCCTCATTCTCTACTTCCCTGGGCCCAAGACCGTGACTGGCGAAGATGTGCTTGAATTGCACGTCCATGGAGGCTCTGCTACGATCAAGGCTGTGCTTGCGGCGATTCCAAAGTGCTCGACCACGGGCAAAGTTCGATATGCTGAACCAGGCGAATTCACGAGACGTGCATTCCTGAATGGGAGGCTCGATCTTGCACAGGTGGAGTCACTGGGCGACACTCTTGACGCCGTGACAGAACAGCAACGACGCGTGGCCGTGCAGGGCAACTCGGGTGTTTTGGGCAAAACATACGAACGCTGGCGAGAGGAACTTTTACTGGCTCGGGGTGAGATCGAGGCACTCATTGACTTCTCAGAAGATCAGCACTTTGACGAATCCCCGACCGAGCTGCTTACCAATGTCAGACGGCTAGTGAAGGGCATCTTGCATTCAATCAACATGCACAAGCTTGGCAGCCAAAAGAGTGAGCTTCTACGGAACGGTATCCGGATAGCTCTGTTGGGACCGCCCAATGCCGGGAAGAGCTCTTTGATGAACCAGATTGTTGGACGGGAAGCTTCCATTGTTTCCTCAGAAGCGGGAACTACCCGCGACGTTATCGAGGCGAATCTTGATATTCGGGGATATCTCTGTTCGTTTGCTGACACAGCTGGCATACGAACCGAGTCGACCAGGTCGATTGCTAATCTTGACGGGGACTCGAGCCCAGTCATCGGCGCTATTGAGCAGGAGGGCATCCGCAGAGCACGTCAGAAGGCAATGGATTCGGACATTGTCATCGTCTTGGCCTCCGTGGAAGCAGTAAAAGGAGGCGGTCACCAGATAAGCTATGACGTGGAGACGCTGAAATTAGCAGCTGCAGCTCAGCAATGCTTGGTTGCGGTGAACAAGAGTGATGTTGTGGAACGAGAAACACTGGAACCGCTGATCCAAGGTTTTAAAAATTCGGCTCTTGGGAGCGTTCAGGGTCTCCAAGGTGCCGAGCCGCTCACCATTTCCTGCAAGgctgcggcgacggcggctgCAGGGCTAACGGATCCAGGGGGTGTTCATACCCTCACTGAGAGACTGGTCCAATCATTCTCAGAGCTCACCTCATTGCCTGGCGATATGCATCATTTGCTTGGTGTCACTGAACGACAAAATCAACTTCTCTTTGAATGCCAGATGCATCTAGAAGGCTTCATGACGGAGGCACAAGCGTGCGGGGCCGGAAGAGAACCCGACGTTGTACTCGCGGCGGAGCACTTGCGACTTGCCGCCAACCGGCTTGCCTGTATCACGGGACGCGGCGACTCCGGGGACGTCGAAGAAGTGTTAGGAGTGATCTTCGAAAAGTAA
- a CDS encoding uncharacterized protein (COG:S; EggNog:ENOG503P1BU), producing MASWYSSLLTNASTNITKLQRTYFAGESDGDTEDDTHVCRVLRNYYTEKGSPFPGWLPPDPKAPPPQQPVLAQQQQGRYGGFNNQAGPGGSQTRLNSLWDNNKGGQQQGQVASSRNPFAAGGQAVQQDNRPQVQSLRTGGSYQGGGRPDGMSPTGSAASGTSAQEKLKQRLWGGGARTTSPNAAGPFQPPAPQQQQQAPPPQQGRRGWGGAAAPEGGYSSRRDERPVMSANAPWADGGFDSPSGGGGGGGGGRSYGLPSGPRGGLPSGPRPR from the coding sequence ATGGCCTCATGGTACAGCTCCCTCCTGACCAACGCGTccacaaacatcaccaagctccaGCGAACCTACTTCGCGGGCGAATCCGACGGCGACACCGAAGACGACACGCATGTCTGCCGCGTCTTGAGAAACTACTACACCGAAAAAGGCAGCCCCTTCCCCGGCTGGCTGCCCCCCGACCCGAaggctcctccaccgcaacAACCTGTTttggcgcagcagcagcagggcagATATGGCGGGTTTAACAACCAGGCTGGACCGGGAGGGTCGCAGACGAGATTGAATAGTCTGTGGGATAACAACAAGGGCGGTCAGCAGCAGGGACAGGTTGCGAGCAGTAGGAACCcatttgctgctgggggacAGGCGGTGCAGCAGGATAATAGGCCGCAGGTGCAGAGTTTGAGGACAGGGGGGAGTTatcaggggggtgggaggccGGATGGTATGTCACCCACAGGAAGCGCGGCGAGTGGGACGAGCGCGCAAGAAAAGTTGAAGCAGAggctttgggggggaggtgcaAGGACTACGAGCCCGAATGCGGCGGGACCTTTCCAACCGCCggctcctcagcagcaacagcaggcgCCGCCTCCACAGCAAGGTagacgggggtggggaggggctgCTGCTCCGGAGGGGGGGTATTCTAGTAGGCGGGACGAGAGGCCGGTTATGAGTGCGAATGCGCCGTGGGCGGATGGAGGTTTTGATTCTCCttctggcggcggcggtggtggtggtggagggaggagttaTGGTTTGCCGAGCGGACCAAGGGGAGGGTTGCCAAGTGGTCCTCGACCGagatga
- a CDS encoding uncharacterized protein (BUSCO:EOG09260BFE; EggNog:ENOG503NYMB; COG:S), giving the protein MEALLEDAYINSQVASYPVSMLEDHAIAVDATYYLHLQLDSQPSEPLLSALGGVTGIQSRIENDLNQWQANNVIPFFIFDGQNLKGQDEVNIRRAREGIAQTDRAWEQYFNGQADAAVQSFGENTNAFHPHNFYRLLQGILKERKLHFLVAPFNAAAQIASFDMTDSDQAGGVMGSVELLMYPINDCVIRSIDWETRTVRAVSKTHLLSVLNVTDHTFVDLMLMAGTSFLPAFPALTDGNIIKNQPSNINDALNILRVARKDVTQVCITFADTLKAQDPNWLDKYRKARMLVDHFTYIKENGEITVHNYDTLTQDNYEYLGLSLPPEMFHYLNTGLIGPRILNPITHAFTQAEASKKQTSASMEVLPTLDGTVSPEYRKLVTQQTPQIKEAALSLVVARLHRAFLHSTVTMGVWFDRDFKRKLWDFKNQGPYLEQWKSWRVSAEIVEKLFPDFVHGSIFSEVLALEKPEFVATTFSQKDKKVKNLSPDLIKSFSIWRFLHIRGYVDSKHELTSWGKALSQALTALQPTAKRYWKVPHLYESIIVALELVRFDLLNAKNKHEELRGLPMHGSEDDQLSLLLISRCACLLKLRHESYGYTGPLSKSLLAFRSLASEVRAADRDLVEAILASTFMAAQADRRKDANWELGNSLPFHFDPDVSLGIAVKTFFDEINPNDPEIAKKKKNFPSSYIPYATAFPEDLEIACEFFKAIYAGIKALPQSELSANDQAVWGKAAKYLEARA; this is encoded by the exons ATGGAAGCTCTTCTTGAGGATGCGTACATCAACTCCCAGGTGGC GAGCTATCCCGTATCGATGCTCGAGGACCACGCCATCGCAGTTGACGCGACCTACTatctccacctccagctcGATTCACAGCCCAGCGAACCCCTCCTCTCGGCCCTCGGGGGCGTAACCGGTATCCAGTCGCGCATTGAGAACGATCTTAACCAATGGCAGGCCAACAATGTTATCCCTTTCTTTATCTTTGATGGCCAAAATCTCAAGGGTCAAGATGAGGTCAACATCAGACGTGCTCGGGAAGGCATTGCCCAAACCGACAGGGCCTGGGAGCAGTACTTCAATGGCCAGGCTGATGCTGCCGTTCAGTCATTCGGCGAGAACACGA ATGCCTTTCATCCTCACAACTTTTATCGCCTTCTTCAGGGGATACTGAAGGAGAGAAAGCTTCACTTTCTTGTGGCGCCCTTCAACGCTGCAGCTCAG ATTGCTTCGTTTGATATGACTGACTCGGACCAAGCCGGCGGTGTCATGGGGTCTGTCGAGCTCCTGATGTACCCCATCAATGACTGCGTGATCAGAAGCATCGACTGGGAAACTAGAACCGTCCGCGCAGTTTCCAAGACTCATCTGTTGAGTGTCCTCAACGTCACTGACCATACTTTTGTCGACCTGATGCTCATGGCGGGCACGTCGTTTCTACCGGCCTTTCCTGCCCTTACAGacggcaacatcatcaagaaccAACCGTCCAACATCAATGATGCTTTGAATATCCTGCGAGTCGCTCGTAAGGATGTGACGCAGGTCTGCATCACCTTTGCCGATACCCTCAAAGCACAGGATCCCAACTGGTTGGACAAGTACCGCAAGGCCCGAATGCTTGTTGACCACTTCACCTACATCAAGGAAAACGGAGAAATAACCGTTCACAACTATGACACTCTTACTCAAGACAACTATGAGTATTTGGGCCTCTCTCTTCCGCCCGAGATGTTCCATTACCTGAACACAGGTCTAATTGGGCCACGGATTCTGAACCCCATCACGCATGCTTTTACTCAGGCTGAAGCCTCTAAGAAGCAGACGTCGGCCTCGATGGAGGTTTTGCCCACCCTGGATGGGACGGTCTCGCCTGAGTACAGGAAGCTGGTTACTCAACAAACTCCCCAGATCAAAGAAGccgccttgagcttggtggtAGCTCGCCTTCACCGTGCCTTCTTACACAGCACCGTCACCATGGGCGTATGGTTTGATCGGGATTTTAAGCGGAAGTTGTGGGACTTCAAGAACCAGGGCCCTTACCTGGAGCAGTGGAAAAGCTGGAGAGTGTCCGCCGAGATAGTCGAGAAGTTGTTCCCGGATTTTGTCCACGGATCCATCTTTTCTGAAGTTCTGGCGCTTGAGAAGCCAGAGTTCGTTGCCACCACCTTTTCTCAGAAGGACAAAAAGGTGAAGAATTTGAGCCCTGACCTCATCAAATCTTTCTCCATCTGGCGGTTTCTTCACATTCGGGGCTACGTTGACAGTAAACACGAACTCACCAGCTGGGGCAAGGCCTTATCACAAGCTCTCACTGCACTTCAGCCAACAGCCAAGAGGTACTGGAAGGTACCACACCTTTACGAGTCCATCATTGTCGCTCTTGAGCTCGTTCGTTTCGACTTGTTAAATGCCAAGAACAAACATGAAGAGTTGCGCGGCTTACCCATGCACGGCAGCGAGGACGACCAAttgagcttgttgttgatcagCAGGTGTGCGTGCCTGCTGAAACTTCGGCATGAATCCTATGGGTATACGGGACCCCTCAGCAAGAGTCTGCTGGCTTTCCGTTCGTTGGCATCCGAGGTGCGGGCGGCAGACCGTGACTTGGTGGAGGCGATCTTGGCTTCGACATTCATGGCTGCTCAGGCTGACCGGCGGAAAGACGCCAACTGGGAGTTGGGCAACAG CCTCCCGTTCCATTTCGATCCCGACGTATCCCTCGGCATTGCCGTCAAGACGTTTTTTGACGAGATCAATCCCAACGACCCCGAGAtagccaagaagaagaagaacttCCCCTCCAGTTATATCCCCTACGCCACTGCCTTCCCGGAAGACCTCGAGATTGCCTGCGAGTTCTTCAAGGCTATTTATGCGGGTATCAAGGCGTTGCCTCAGAGCGAGCTCTCGGCCAATGACCAGGCTGTTTGGGGAAAGGCAGCAAAGTACTTGGAGGCGCGGGCTTAG
- a CDS encoding uncharacterized protein (EggNog:ENOG503PHA9) encodes MFVLIPCLVLDSRPYAKSSITRCPDLTAWRRRCISSLGPVPKPVVTAMHFVQLALVPSSTFGPCRASHIPRGRDMYLDKAFHQYHPVVSRCLRRVGNVRKVRFLFALCHLADLGPPRGTVACNYMAVQERGRDEVAHLSSGIDMSFKVIYIRNFVFPGSGPVFIINISNTSHQPRQPAQLFTHSITTSKLFQHNLSTPKPSSLASAFKLQPITQTFAMAAFASFTTEPCVNYGRSGYNKGNSEDDEENKFSNFGRSGYNKGNDEDEEDKFRNHGRSGYNKENDKEEDDK; translated from the exons ATGTTCGTTCTAATTCCCTGTTTGGTACTTGACTCTCGGCCCTATGCAAAGAGTAGCATCACCAGATGTCCGGATCTCACGGCTTGGAGGCGCAGATGCATCTCATCGTTGGGCCCAGTCCCGAAACCTGTCGTAACTGCCATGCATTTCGTCCAGCTTGCCTTGGTGCCGTCCAGTACCTTTGGCCCATGCCGTGCGAGTCACATCCCCAGGGGGCGTGATATGTACCTTGACAAGGCGTTCCACCAATATCACCCAGTCGTATCACGATGCCTAAGGCGTGTGGGGAACGTAAGGAAAGTAAGGTTTCTTTTCGCCTTATGTCATCTCGCGGATTTGGGGCCCCCGCGGGGCACTGTCGCCTGCAACTACATGGCAGTTCAGGAAAGAGGGCGAGATGAAGTTGCACATCTATCAAGTGGCATTGACATGTCGTTCAAAGTTATATATATAAGGAACTTCGTGTTCCCAGGTTCCGGTCCTGTTtttatcatcaacatcagcaacacATCCCATCAACCGCGTCAACCAGCTCAACTTTTTACtcacagcatcaccaccagcaagctCTTCCAACACAACCTATCAACACCCAAACCATCATCCCTAGCCTCAGCTTTTAAACTTCAACCCATAACCCAAACCTTCGCAATGGCTGCCTTTGCTTCTTTCACCACTGAGCCTTGTGTCAACTATGGCCGCTCCGGCTACAACAA GGGCAACtccgaggatgatgaggagaacAAGTTTAGCAACTTTGGCCGCTCGGGATACAACAAGGGGaatgacgaagacgaggaggacaagtTCCGCAACCATGGCCGCTCCGGCTACAACAA GGAGAACGacaaggaagaggatgacaaATAA
- the GYP7 gene encoding GTPase activating protein (EggNog:ENOG503NW9F; BUSCO:EOG09260N53; COG:T), with product MTRVTKMTSPSFPNSQPQPPSADSHSTISISTSTSTSNISRSEIPPRPSSPSGSLYAMSDDEESDYNTITHTETGRGVKLLFSKSKVYVHPTPSAKDNIPGYIALLQQKASSGLTRPTSSSSKASIRSSDLLLAWVPESQLGDSASIYVKVDLCDGGSPPKQSYLVPPPPTVTTHRGSVGSYAFAIPVSAVYSLLVRPPSLGWWYGSVIINSRAGDSFPALFFHDNECQSTLLKRKQRARETFDPFGEGGEMFWGGDEVLRWLRRYVEIERSAAEPNVYLVEPSQEDLEGFGGKVTAGGRAGLAVGGGVPGPSSSRDTSKDGGMDPFTKFIKETGWNIMEKFSKVTTFTRQAAQDVLDNPRIPPQMRRLMKNPEVQTLQEEFDSARIYLARWAMGIAEQSERDRNQRIWTAREVMELEDTDVGEFELLDSTNSLTLEQMRKPVTLSEWRKFFDPRTGRLSVTVDEVKERVFHGGLNPDDGVRKEAWLFLLGVYDWYSTADERKAQAASLRDAYIKLKGSWWERQIDQGGEGEDGEWWREQRARIEKDVHRTDRNVPIFAGEDIPHPDPESPFAEVGTNVHMEQLKDMLLTYNEYNKDLGYVQGMSDLLTPIYAILQDDAMAFWGFKCFMDRMERNFLRDQSGMRAQLLALDHLVQFMDSKLYEHLRSADSTNFFFFFRMLLVWYKREFDWPDVLRLWEGLWTDYLSSSFHLFVALAILEKHRDVIMTHLKHFDEVLKYINELSGTMDLESTLIRAEALFKRFQRLVEAVDRKGHFPAPKRVPTQPAGDGTASGSNTAATPASPQSNTNAIEQNSNSLNNNGKGREQVEKVISPELRKLLKREVEVLPRRDVATSSKNGGK from the exons ATGACCAGGGTTACAAAGATGACGTCGCCGTCATTCCCAAACTCTCAaccgcaaccaccatcagcagACTCCCACTCCACCATTTCCatttccacctccacctccacctccaacattTCCCGCTCAGAAATCCCTCCGCGtccgtcttctccctcagGAAGCCTCTACGCTATgtccgacgacgaagaatCCGActacaacaccatcacccacACCGAAACCGGCCGCGGCGTGAAGCTCCTCTTTTCAAAGTCCAAAGTCTACGTTCACCCTACACCTTCGGCCAAGGACAATATCCCGGGGTATATTGCCCTCTTGCAGCAAAAAGCCTCCTCCGGCCTTACCCGACCGACGAGTTCCTCCTCAAAAGCCTCGATTCGCTCCTCGGATTTGCTGCTCGCATGGGTGCCTGAATCTCAACTGGGGGACTCGGCCTCGATTTATGTCAAGGTTGACCTCTGCGATGGGggctcccccccaaaacaatcATACCTGGTGCCGCCTCCCCCGACGGTGACTACCCACCGGGGTTCGGTAGGGAGCTATGCGTTTGCTATTCCCGTGTCGGCAGTGTACTCGCTGCTTGTCCGTCCGCCAagcttggggtggtggtatgGGAGCGTGATTATCAACTCGAGGGCCGGTGATTCTTTTCCAGCCTTGTTTTTTCACGACAATGAATGCCAGAGCACGTTGCTGAAGAGGAAACAGCGGGCTAGGGAGACATTTGATCCTTTTGGCGAAGGAGGGGAAATGttttggggtggggatgaggtgctgaggtggttgaggaggtatGTTGAGATTGAGAGGAGTGCAGCGGAGCCGAATGTGTACTTGGTCGAGCCGAGCCAGGAGGATctggaggggtttggggggaaggtTACTGCCGGTGGGAGGGCAGGGCTGGCGGTAGGGGGTGGGGTGCCTGGACCGTCGAGTTCGAGGGATACAAGCAAGGATGGGGGGATGGATCCCTTTACGAAGTTTATCAAAGAGACGGGGTGGAATATTATGGAAAAGTTCAGCAAAGTGACGACTTTTACGAGGCAAGCAGCGCAGGATGTGCTTGATAACCCGAGGATTCCGCCacagatgaggaggttgatgaagaacCCCGAGGTTCAGACGCTGCAGGAGGAGTTTGATAGTGCGAGGATATACCTGGCGAGGTGGGCGATGGGAATTGCGGAACAGAGCGAGAGGGATAGAAACCAGAGGATATGGActgcgagggaggtgatggagttggaggataCAGATGTCGGAGAGTTTGAGCTGCTGGATAGCACGAATAGTCTCACGCTGGAGCAGATGAGGAAGCCAGTTACGCTGAGCGAGTGGAGGAAGTTTTTTGATCCACGAACTGGACGGTTATCGGTGACGGTGGATGAAGTCAAGGAGAGGGTGTTCCATGGTGGATTGAACCCCGATGATGGCGTGCGCAAGGAGGCTTGGTTGTTCTTGCTTGGTGTGTACGACTGGTATAGTACAGCCGATGAGCGAAAGGCTCAGGCTGCCTCGCTTAGAGATGCGTATATCAAGCTGAAGGGCAGCTGGTGGGAGCGCCAGATCGACCAGggcggtgagggtgaagatggagagtggtggagggagcAGCGGGCTAGGATAGAAAAGGATGTCCACCGCACCGACCGCAATGTCCCGATCTTTGCTGGCGAAGACATCCCCCATCCCGATCCAGAGTCTCCCTTCGCCGAAGTCGGCACCAATGTTCACATGGAGCAACTCAAGGACATGCTCCTCACCTACAACGAATACAACAAAGACCTCGGCTACGTGCAAGGCATGTCGGATCTTCTTACCCCCATTTACGCCATTCTTCAAGACGACGCCATGGCCTTTTGGGGATTCAAGTGCTTCATGGACAGGATGGAGCGCAACTTTTTGCGTGATCAGTCTGGCATGCGGGCTCAGTTGTTGGCTCTTGACCACCTGGTTCAGTTCATGGACTCCAAGCTGTATGAACACCTCCGTTCGGCGGACAGCACCaactttttcttcttcttccggATGCTGCTCGTGTGGTACAAGCGCGAGTTTGACTGGCCGGATGTGCTGCGGTTGTGGGAGGGTTTGTGGACGGATTATTTGAGCAGTAGCTTTCATCTGTTTGTAGCGCTTGCGATTCTGGAGAAGCACAGGGATGTGATCATGACGCATTTGaagcattttgatgaggtGTTGAAGTATA TTAATGAACTCTCTGGTACAATGGACCTTGAGTCAACTCTTATCCGCGCAGAAGCTCTGTTCAAGCGGTTCCAGAGGCTAgtggaggcggtggacaGGAAGGGTCACTTTCCTGCGCCCAAGAGGGTGCCCACGCAGCCAGCAGGAGACGGTACTGCTTCTGGTTCAAATACTGCTGCGACGCCTGCTTCGCCGCAGAGCAACACGAACGCGATTGAACAAAATAGTAACAGCCTAAATAACAATGGAAAGGGCAGGGAACAAGTGGAGAAGGTTATCTCGCCGGAGCTGAGgaagttgttgaagagagagGTGGAAGTGCTGCCTAGACGGGACGTGGCTACGAGTAGTAAGAACGGGGGGAAGTGA
- the mak16 gene encoding Protein MAK16 (COG:A; BUSCO:EOG09264L3W; EggNog:ENOG503NVUZ): MSDEIVWQIINQQFCAFKLKTTKGQNFCRNEHSVSGLCNRQSCPLANSRYATIRSSPKGTIYLYIKTIERAHMPAKWWEKIKLSQNYATALQQIEDKLQYFPKFLQHKCKQRLTRLVQVATRMRKLAAEEARLGEQLVPKMAPKIKAREAARERKALAAAKLERTIERELLERLRQGAYGDQPLNCNATIWKKVLNALENEGEGTRDKDMDKGIEDDDESEKEMEEELEEEDEEEDGNVEYVSDFDESDEELADIEDWLGSEEEDDAEDDDDDEDDSEEDDEEEVKKKTGDKRKRGRAVKPSARKRKEIEVERETERSKLLAF, encoded by the exons ATGTCTGACGAAATCGTCTGGCAGATTATAAATC AACAGTTTTGCGCCTTCAAGCTCAA GACGACAAAGGGCCAGAACTTTTGCAGAAATGAACACTCGGTCAGCGGTCTTTGCAACAGGCAAAGTTGCCCTCTTGCCAACAGCAGATATGCAACCATCAGATCATCGCCCAAGGGCACGATATATCTGTACATAAAGACA ATCGAGAGAGCGCATATGCCAGCGAAATGGTGggagaagatcaagcttTCCCAGAACTATGCGACGGCCCTCCAGCAGATCGAAGACAAGCTCCAATACTTTCCCAAGTTTCTTCAGCACAAGTGCAAGCAACGTCTTACGAGACTTGTACAAGTAGCGACCCGCATGCGCAAGctcgccgccgaggaagccAGACTTGGCGAACAGCTCGTACCAAAGATGGCGCCAAAGATCAAGGCACGTGAAGCCGCCAGAGAACGCAAGGCCCTTGCGGCGGCCAAGCTGGAGAGGACGATCGAGAGAGAGCTTCTTGAAAGACTGCGACAAGGCGCGTACGGAGACCAGCCCCTCAACTGCAATGCGACTATCTGGAAGAAGGTGCTCAATGCTCTTGAGAACGAGGGCGAGGGCACCCGCGATAAGGACATGGACAAGGGtattgaggatgatgatgagtccgagaaggagatggaggaggagctggaagaggaggacgaggaagaggacggaAACGTCGAGTATGTTTCTGACTTTGATGAAAGCGACGAAGAACTCGCGGATATCGAGGACTGGTTGGgcagcgaggaagaggatgatgccgaagacgatgacgatgatgaggatgacagtgaggaggacgacgaggaggaggtcaagaagaagaccggTGATAAGCGGAAGAGAGGTCGGGCCGTCAAGCCATCGGCACgcaagaggaaggagatcgaggtggagagagagacagagcGGTCCAAGCTCCTTGCTTTCTAG